Genomic segment of Paenibacillus sp. FSL R5-0912:
GACTGAGCTTGACGATGGAAGCGCGCATATGGTCTCCGGGAGATACAGGCAAGGGGATAACGGTCTCGGCAGCAGGAAGAATTTCCCACCAGGCATAGTACCGGACGGTTCCGTTTACCGATTCATGGCCGGTTCCGGTCTGGATCAGGCTGCTGTTTCGGAAGCCGTCGATGCCGATCCAGGCCGAAGAATACGTGGCTTTGACGGTAGGTTTTACATAAGGGACGATCCAGTCGGCCGATATCCGCCGGTAAGTGCCTTTTTTGCCCGAGATGGCATAACCGCTCCAGTTGCTGGATGTCCAGCCGAAGCCTGAGCTGACGGCTCTGCCTGTGTTGAGTTTATCTTTCAGACAGGGTTTACTGCTTATCAATCTATTGACTTGGCCCACTTGTCCACCGCCTCACAATATGTTCTGCTCTATTTAAT
This window contains:
- a CDS encoding G1 family glutamic endopeptidase is translated as MGQVNRLISSKPCLKDKLNTGRAVSSGFGWTSSNWSGYAISGKKGTYRRISADWIVPYVKPTVKATYSSAWIGIDGFRNSSLIQTGTGHESVNGTVRYYAWWEILPAAETVIPLPVSPGDHMRASIVKLSPGKWCITLRNLSKNWVFRTIQRYQGPQTSAEWIMEAPQLGQNIAPLSKVSLVRFTCCRVNGSSPRLKAQDGGIMVQNKTLLAVPSLPGPRGDSFSVRRIYRKSHPAVYSRNPIFTRT